A DNA window from Camelina sativa cultivar DH55 chromosome 17, Cs, whole genome shotgun sequence contains the following coding sequences:
- the LOC104758107 gene encoding serine/threonine-protein phosphatase 7 long form homolog isoform X1 encodes MEVQSLLNFDLDPGPVDQSILVWQHEHRSAAIWEDEVPPRELTCRHKLLGMRDWPLDPLVCQKLIEFGLYGVYKVAFIQLDYALITALVERWRPETHTFHLPAGEITVTLQDVNILLGLRVDGPAVTGSTKCNWADLCEDLLGHRPGPKDLHGSHVSLAWLRDHFRNLPADPDEATLKCHTRAFVLALMSGFLYGDKSKHDVALTFLPLLRDFGEVAKLSWGSATLALLYRELCRASKRTVSTICGPLVLLQLWAWERLHVGRPGRLKDVGASYMDGIDGPLPDPLGCRWRASLSHKENPRGGLDFYRDQFDQQKDEQVIWQPYTPDLLAKIPLICLSGQNIWRTVAPLICFDVVEWHRPDRVLRQFGLHQTIPAPCDNEKALHSIDKRGKSEYDWSARHSRHIELWETRESSIVSGEPECSPMDYNDPYMEWYRRITRRIISPMNERRPGQFLPTGFAFQVLVQRVAAIHSRSKASLEEELTVDTARQTLQDIVDMCAGALQLNAPLGSLSNGTVAQAPTSEPFFMLPQPMPTIISRKPMSREMVCVPLNEMEIDDGPSVEHLEMMPPIQDIGFEQSLPSVSQKPLFWPSGGKLTFSWICDVMLGFDWSSRNVPPCEFSSVLPFHVLDELVLSASKILKKEPNCVRIESDKAKVVVVGDLHGQLHDLLFLMQDAGFPNGDAGLPNGDQFYVFNGNYVNKGAWGLETFLLLLSWKVLLPERVYLLRGGHESGSCSSLYGFKNEVLTKYGDKGASVYRKCLECFQLLPLASVIAGKVFTAHGGLFRDVSRFLSDKQERSRKRKRAQKKQTDNSVLETENRSDSLSLGSLKDLLKVKRRVIDPPTGGSNLIPGDILWSDPSQDNGLFPNKERGIGLLWGPDCTAKFLQDNDLKLIIRGKGSPDERAKRDDLAPMDGGYAKDHEGLITLFSAPDHPQFQNTEERHNNKAAYIILQIPECEELKFQPLEAVSPRPKAEAYYDYRSLIHSPSNLVHNITNSVDSPSSAPHYKDSLISSENVEYKSMDLSEQMEVDERDDVDSKCSESRTDEVAAFGSLASSDKDMAVDSSENTENGSKEADHSESRTPKVTDLEPQSACDLYVPDSGEFLETRTEKVADIEQMSVDEIAGESESRVGEVNDVEACNITKISEEKAEEGRRSESLEASSNVISKDKPRDAKPIVDDRSTTGDAGVELEITYDEKLDSTATEIIGNGTSECTTEGNREIATDGTEKSERSTSKLNNAVPGEEDMDDSDLGTVNGGLSKCLTSKPVVGHDKFTNVTKPCHNKDYGESADKPERVVKLVTYSKRKSADKKTHG; translated from the exons ATGGAGGTGCAAAGTCTATTAAACTTTGATTTGGACCCTGGTCCAGTTGATCAATCTATATTGGTGTGGCAACATGAGCATAGGTCAGCTGCTATATGGGAAGATGAG GTTCCTCCCCGTGAACTGACATGTCGGCACAAATTATTGGGGATGCGAGATTGGCCTCTGGACCCTCTTGTGTGTCAGAAATTGATCGAGTTTGGTCTGTATGGAGTGTACAAGGTTGCGTTTATACAACTTGATTATGCTCTAATTACAGCTTTGGTGGAGAGGTGGAGACCTGAAACGCATACTTTTCATCTTCCTGCTGGAGAGATCACAGTGACTTTACAAGACGTCAATATATTGTTGGGTCTCCGTGTGGATGGACCTGCAGTAACTGGGAGTACAAAATGCAACTGGGCTGATTTATGTGAGGACCTGCTAGGTCATAGGCCAGGTCCCAAGGATCTACATGGTTCTCACGTGTCCCTAGCATGGCTGCGTGATCATTTTCGGAATTTACCTGCCGACCCTGATGAAGCCACGTTGAAGTGTCACACTAGGGCTTTTGTATTAGCTTTAATGAGTGGTTTCCTATACGGAGATAAATCTAAACATGATGTGGCGCTGACGTTTCTCCCTCTGCTAAGGGACTTTGGTGAAGTGGCTAAACTTAGCTGGGGTAGTGCTACCTTAGCACTTCTCTACAGAGAGCTGTGTCGGGCAAGTAAGAGGACTGTTTCTACCATTTGTGGCCCTCTTGTTCTGCTGCAGTTATGGGCATGGGAACGACTGCATGTTGGTCGTCCAGGAAGACTTAAAGATGTTGGTGCTTCTTATATGGATGGCATAGATGGTCCTCTACCAGATCCATTAGGCTGTag GTGGAGGGCTTCTCTGAGTCATAAAGAGAATCCTCGCGGAGGACTGGACTTTTACAGGGACCAGTTTGACCAGCAGAAAGATGAGCAG GTTATATGGCAGCCTTACACTCCAGATCTTCTAGCAAAGATTCCTCTTATATGTCTTAGTGGTCAGAACATATGGCGAACTGTTGCACCACTGATTTGTTTTGATGTTGTCGAATGGCATCGTCCTGATCGGGTACTTAGACAGTTTGGTCTTCACCAAACAATACCAGCACCTTGTGATAATGAAAAAGCTCTTCATTCTATTGACAAAAGAGGCAAATCAGAATATGACTGGTCAGCACGCCATAGTCGACATATTGAACTGTGGGAGACACGTGAGTCATCTATCGTTTCCGGTGAGCCTGAGTGTAGCCCGATGGACTATAATGATCCTTATATGGAGTGGTACCGCAGAATTACTAGAAGAATTATTAGTCCTATGAACGAGAGGCGCCCTGGGCAGTTTCTACCCACTGGTTTTGCTTTCCAAGTGCTT GTTCAGAGGGTTGCAGCCATTCATTCTCGATCTAAGGCTTCACTTGAGGAGGAACTTACTGTTGACACTGCAAGGCAGACATTACAAGATATCGTTGATATGTGTGCAGGCGCCCTTCAACTCAATGCGCCTTTAGGCTCATTATCTAATG GCACTGTTGCTCAAGCTCCAACTTCAGAACCATTTTTTATGTTACCTCAACCTATGCCTACAATAATATCCCGAAAGCCGATGTCTAGAGAAATGGTATGCGTACCTTTGAATGAAATGGAAATCGATGATGGTCCCTCAGTGGAACATTTGGAAATGATGCCACCTATTCAGGATATAGGATTTGAGCAGTCTTTACCATCAGTTTCCCAGAAACCTCTTTTCTGGCCGTCAGGAGGGAAGCTTACTTTCAGTTGGATTTGTGATGTAATGTTGGGGTTTGATTGGTCGTCGAGGAATGTCCCACCTTGTGAATTTTCAAGTGTTCTGCCTTTTCATGTCTTGGATGAGCTGGTTCTCTCTGCTTCCAAAATCCTGAAAAAAGAGCCAAACTGCGTTAGGATTGAGAGTGACAAAGCAAAGGTCGTTGTGGTTGGAGATCTACATGGGCAGCTACATGATTTGTTGTTCCTTATGCAGGATGCAGGATTCCCGAATGGTGATGCAGGACTCCCCAATGGTGATCAGTTCTATGTGTTCAATGGGAATTATGTAAACAAAGGAGCGTGGGGTTTAGAAACCTTCTTGCTTCTTTTATCATGGAAG GTGTTACTACCGGAAAGAGTATATCTTCTACGTGGCGGTCACGAGAGCGGAAGTTGTTCATCACTGTATGGATTTAAAAATGAAGTGCTAACCAAGTATGGTGATAAAGGAGCTTCTGTCTACAGGAAGTGCTTGGAATGCTTTCAGTTACTTCCTTTGGCTTCTGTGATTGCTGGGAAGGTATTCACAGCTCATGGAGGTCTTTTTCGTGATGTATCAAGATTTCTCTCGGACAAGCAAGAACGAAGCAGAAAACGCAAGCGAGCtcagaaaaaacaaacagataATAGTGTCCTTGAGACTGAAAACAGATCAGATTCCTTGTCTCTTGGCTCGTTGAAGGATTTATTGAAAGTGAAAAGGCGTGTTATAGATCCTCCTACTGGAGGTTCAAATTTGATTCCTGGTGACATTCTTTGGTCAGATCCATCACAAGACAACGGCCTCTTTCCTAACAAAGAGAGAGGGATCGGTTTGTTGTGGGGTCCTGATTGCACCGCAAAGTTCCTACAGGACAATGATCTAAAG TTGATCATCAGAGGGAAGGGATCCCCTGACGAAAGGGCTAAACGAGATGATCTTGCACCAATGGACGGAGGATATGCAAAAGACCATGAAGGGCTTATAACTTTGTTCAGTGCTCCTGATCATCCTCAGTTTCAG AACACAGAGGAGAGACACAACAACAAAGCAGCTTACATAATTTTACAAATCCCCGAATGTGAGGAGCTTAAATTTCAACCGCTTGAAGCAGTATCTCCGAGACCAAAG GCTGAGGCGTACTACGACTATAGAAGCCTGATTCATTCACCCAGCAATTTAGTACACAATATTACTAATTCTGTTGACTCACCTTCCTCAGCGCCTCATTACAAAGATAGTTTAATATCTTCTGAAAATGTGGAATATAAGTCCATGGATCTCTCTGAACAGATGGAAGTGGATGAAAGAGATGATGTCGATTCCAAGTGCTCGGAATCTAGAACTGATGAAGTTGCAGCTTTTGGATCTCTAGCCTCTAGTGATAAAGATATGGCGGTTGATTCTTCAGAGAATACTGAAAATGGTTCCAAAGAAGCTGACCATTCCGAATCACGTACTCCTAAAGTTACTGATCTTGAACCGCAGTCAGCTTGTGATCTGTATGTGCCTGATTCTGGAGAATTCCTAGAAACTCGGACAGAAAAGGTTGCGGATATTGAACAAATGTCAGTTGATGAAATTGCTGGTGAGTCTGAATCCAGAGTTGGAGAAGTAAATGACGTAGAAGCCTGTAACATTACTAAGATTTCAGAAGAGAAAGcagaagaaggaaggagaagcGAGTCACTTGAGGCGTCAAGTAATGTAATAAGTAAAGACAAGCCTCGTGATGCCAAACCAATAGTAGATGACCGTAGCACCACTGGTGATGCTGGAGTAGAATTGGAAATTACATATGATGAGAAACTGGATAGTACAGCAACTGAGATCATAGGGAACGGTACATCTGAATGTACGACAGAGGGAAACAGAGAGATAGCCACTG